In the genome of Flexistipes sinusarabici DSM 4947, one region contains:
- a CDS encoding NUDIX hydrolase, with product MEHKTYSFSKINREMPFTVVNTSDWVVVIPETIEKKFVLVKQFRVGTTSVTLEFPGGAVSAGEEPKTAAVRELEEETGLIPGKLNYLGIINPNPAFMSNRCFAYSATGCRYDGNMNLDMFEDIEVEEYRQSQFDEMVKAGKITHSIVLAAYSLHLLNSA from the coding sequence GTGGAGCATAAAACATACAGTTTCAGTAAAATCAACCGTGAGATGCCTTTTACAGTTGTTAACACCAGCGACTGGGTGGTTGTAATTCCCGAAACCATCGAAAAAAAATTTGTGCTTGTAAAACAGTTCAGAGTTGGGACAACCAGTGTTACTTTAGAATTCCCCGGCGGAGCCGTCTCAGCCGGGGAAGAACCGAAAACTGCCGCCGTTAGAGAGCTGGAAGAAGAAACGGGACTGATTCCCGGAAAACTTAATTATCTTGGCATAATAAACCCAAACCCGGCATTTATGAGCAACAGATGTTTTGCATACAGCGCAACCGGCTGCAGATATGACGGGAACATGAATCTGGATATGTTTGAAGATATTGAGGTTGAAGAATACCGGCAATCGCAGTTTGATGAGATGGTAAAAGCAGGTAAAATTACCCACAGTATTGTTCTGGCGGCATACAGTCTGCATCTGCTAAATTCCGCTTAA
- a CDS encoding sigma-70 family RNA polymerase sigma factor translates to MSEDFYDEVINAKDKEEIQEEVEEKKSSKELPGFEMEVFRIYLNEVSKYPVLSRAEEKRTAEAAQNGDETAKEFMIKCNLRLVISIAKKYINRGMSLTDLVEEGNIGLIKAVEKFDHTKGFKFSTYATWWIRQAMERSLINQCRMVRIPVHMTENINKVLKTQSELQRKLGRDPTTLELSTACKMPLSTLKKVYDAMKQDTSLDSPIGEDENGSLHELISDDEQSVDPYVIIENMSKKSLIMRWLDCLNETEKHIIIKRYGLDDSEPETLETIGNSLGITRERVRQIEKRVLGKLKNLISTKNIDVEEIL, encoded by the coding sequence ATGAGTGAAGATTTTTATGATGAAGTTATAAACGCAAAGGATAAGGAAGAAATCCAGGAAGAGGTTGAGGAGAAAAAAAGTTCCAAAGAGCTTCCCGGCTTTGAGATGGAAGTATTCAGAATCTATTTGAACGAAGTTTCTAAATATCCGGTTTTATCGAGGGCTGAAGAGAAAAGAACGGCTGAAGCAGCCCAGAATGGTGACGAAACAGCAAAAGAATTTATGATCAAGTGTAATCTGCGACTGGTCATATCTATTGCGAAAAAATACATTAACCGCGGAATGAGCCTCACAGATCTGGTTGAAGAAGGTAATATCGGTCTTATCAAAGCTGTGGAGAAATTTGATCATACAAAGGGCTTTAAATTCAGTACCTATGCCACATGGTGGATCAGACAGGCAATGGAGCGCTCACTTATTAATCAGTGCCGAATGGTCAGAATCCCTGTGCATATGACCGAAAACATTAATAAGGTTCTTAAAACGCAGTCTGAGCTACAGAGAAAACTGGGCAGAGACCCCACCACTCTTGAGTTGTCCACAGCTTGTAAAATGCCCCTTTCAACCCTTAAAAAAGTTTATGATGCCATGAAGCAGGATACTTCACTTGATTCTCCCATAGGAGAAGACGAGAACGGCTCATTGCACGAGCTTATAAGTGATGACGAACAGTCTGTTGATCCATATGTGATTATTGAGAATATGAGTAAGAAGTCACTAATTATGAGATGGCTGGATTGTCTTAATGAAACGGAGAAGCATATTATTATCAAAAGATACGGTCTTGACGATAGTGAACCGGAAACGCTCGAAACAATAGGAAACTCTCTCGGGATTACCAGAGAGAGGGTGAGACAGATTGAAAAGAGGGTACTTGGTAAATTAAAAAATCTTATATCTACTAAAAATATAGATGTAGAGGAAATATTATGA
- a CDS encoding RrF2 family transcriptional regulator: MRITTKSRYAIRAVYALALLGGESEAIPLKKISDYEDISLKYLEQIFSQLKKNNIVESIRGITGGYILSRSPADITIKEIVYAMDGPVKPVDCVETDGCVKSDICSINWFWQGLKENVDGYFENITLKNLINKG, encoded by the coding sequence ATGAGGATAACAACTAAAAGCAGGTATGCCATAAGGGCTGTTTACGCTCTGGCACTTTTGGGCGGAGAGTCTGAGGCAATACCCCTCAAAAAAATTTCCGATTACGAAGATATTTCCCTGAAATATCTGGAGCAGATTTTTTCTCAATTGAAAAAAAACAATATCGTTGAATCCATAAGAGGGATTACAGGCGGTTATATTTTATCCCGCTCCCCTGCTGATATCACAATAAAAGAGATTGTATATGCCATGGACGGGCCCGTAAAACCTGTTGATTGTGTGGAAACCGATGGCTGCGTCAAATCTGATATTTGCTCAATAAATTGGTTTTGGCAGGGGCTGAAAGAAAATGTTGACGGTTATTTTGAAAATATTACTTTGAAAAATCTGATAAACAAAGGGTGA
- a CDS encoding class II fructose-bisphosphate aldolase, whose product MGVSYRELGLVNTRGMFAKAFKGGYAVPAYNFNNLEQLQAIIQACVETKSPVILQVSKGAREYANATMLRYMAMGATELAKELGGDIPIALHLDHGGDFDICKSCVDNGFSSVMIDGSHLSFEKNVELTKRVVDYAHQYEVTVEGELGVLAGIEDDVSAEKSHYTNPEEVEDFVNRTGVDSLAISIGTSHGAYKFKVAPGESVPPLRFDILEEVENRLPGFPIVLHGASSVMQEYVDIINKYGGNLEGTAGVPEDQLRKAAKSAVCKVNIDSDGRLAFTAKVREFLYNNPEVFDPRKYLKPARNALIDMYKHKNINVLGSAEKA is encoded by the coding sequence ATGGGTGTCAGCTACAGAGAACTCGGTCTTGTCAATACCAGAGGGATGTTCGCCAAAGCTTTCAAAGGCGGATATGCTGTTCCTGCGTATAATTTTAATAATCTGGAACAGCTTCAGGCTATTATCCAGGCGTGTGTTGAAACGAAATCTCCCGTTATTCTGCAGGTTTCGAAAGGTGCAAGGGAATATGCAAATGCCACTATGTTAAGATATATGGCGATGGGAGCCACTGAACTTGCCAAAGAGCTTGGCGGTGATATTCCCATTGCTTTACATCTTGACCACGGCGGTGATTTTGATATTTGTAAATCCTGCGTGGACAATGGTTTTTCATCTGTCATGATAGACGGTTCCCATCTGAGTTTTGAAAAAAATGTTGAGCTCACCAAGCGTGTTGTGGATTATGCTCATCAGTACGAAGTTACTGTTGAAGGGGAATTAGGTGTTTTAGCCGGCATTGAGGACGATGTTTCTGCTGAAAAATCCCACTACACTAACCCAGAAGAGGTGGAAGATTTTGTTAATCGCACAGGTGTGGATTCTTTGGCAATTTCCATTGGTACTTCCCACGGCGCGTACAAGTTTAAGGTAGCCCCGGGTGAATCGGTTCCCCCTTTGAGATTTGATATCCTGGAAGAAGTGGAAAACCGGCTTCCTGGATTTCCCATTGTATTGCACGGTGCTTCATCTGTAATGCAGGAATATGTTGATATTATTAATAAGTATGGCGGTAATCTCGAGGGCACTGCAGGCGTACCCGAAGACCAGTTGAGAAAAGCGGCTAAAAGTGCAGTGTGCAAAGTGAATATTGACAGCGACGGCAGATTGGCCTTTACAGCAAAAGTCAGGGAGTTTTTATATAATAACCCTGAAGTATTTGATCCAAGGAAATATTTAAAGCCGGCAAGAAATGCGCTGATTGATATGTATAAACATAAAAATATAAATGTTCTTGGTAGTGCGGAAAAGGCTTGA
- a CDS encoding TIGR00725 family protein has translation MKTVKTISVIGQARCDFDLADVAEKAGEIIGNFGFVLVTGGLSGVMEFASKGAKKAGGTTVGILPGYDRNDANKYVDLAVPTGLNHARNVVVVSSGDFIVSIGGGYGTMSEISIAFKLGKDIISYHSPIDHQFNFSGKGAFFSHLKGTLGHI, from the coding sequence ATGAAAACTGTGAAAACTATTAGTGTCATTGGACAAGCACGTTGCGATTTTGATTTGGCCGATGTGGCTGAAAAAGCCGGAGAGATTATCGGAAACTTCGGTTTTGTCCTTGTTACCGGCGGGTTATCGGGAGTCATGGAATTTGCCAGTAAAGGTGCAAAAAAAGCGGGTGGCACAACGGTGGGGATTTTGCCGGGATATGATAGGAATGACGCAAATAAATATGTAGACCTCGCTGTTCCAACCGGCTTAAATCATGCCAGGAATGTTGTTGTGGTTTCCAGCGGAGACTTTATTGTTTCTATAGGGGGCGGTTACGGTACAATGAGTGAGATTTCAATAGCGTTCAAGTTGGGAAAAGACATTATCAGTTATCATTCACCAATTGATCATCAGTTTAATTTTTCCGGAAAAGGAGCATTTTTTTCGCATTTAAAGGGAACTTTGGGGCACATATGA
- a CDS encoding Lrp/AsnC family transcriptional regulator yields MKHQIDDVDVQILNMLIDNGRMSYADIAKKVGMKSPSVIERIKRLESEGILKGYSAEISYKKLGYDIVAFIGVSVDNAQHIADFEDNMQHFHDDIVECHHVTGDFTMLLKVVTKNTSTLSELIKKIRNIPGVQKTNTILVFSSLLNKKRSV; encoded by the coding sequence ATGAAACACCAGATAGATGATGTAGATGTACAAATCCTTAATATGCTTATCGATAACGGGCGCATGTCTTATGCGGATATTGCAAAGAAAGTAGGAATGAAATCTCCTTCTGTTATTGAAAGGATAAAAAGACTTGAATCCGAAGGTATTCTGAAAGGATACTCAGCGGAGATAAGCTATAAAAAGCTTGGCTATGATATTGTTGCTTTTATCGGCGTTTCTGTTGATAATGCCCAGCATATAGCCGATTTTGAAGATAATATGCAGCATTTCCATGATGATATAGTTGAATGCCATCACGTCACAGGTGATTTTACAATGCTTTTGAAGGTTGTCACAAAAAATACATCCACACTCTCCGAGCTAATAAAAAAGATACGAAATATTCCCGGGGTACAGAAGACGAACACAATTCTTGTGTTTTCATCATTGCTCAATAAAAAACGTTCCGTATAG
- the cysE gene encoding serine O-acetyltransferase: MAFFKTIREDIKAVFDRDPAAKSMAEVLLCYPGLHAILFHRFAHWLWKKKLYLLGRFVSHIGRFLTGIEIHPGAKIGKRFFIDHGMGVVIGETAEVGDDVTLYHGVTLGGVSLNKGKRHPTVGNNVIIGAGAKILGPFTVGKNSKVGSNSVVVKEVPPNSTVVGIPGRVVTDEKISVDFDHDKLPDPVAKAVTCLVDRVVEIEKEVEKIKKDREDHEDNN, encoded by the coding sequence TTGGCTTTTTTTAAAACCATTAGAGAAGACATTAAAGCGGTATTTGACAGAGATCCGGCAGCTAAGAGTATGGCGGAGGTATTGCTTTGCTATCCGGGATTGCATGCGATACTTTTTCATCGTTTTGCCCATTGGCTGTGGAAAAAGAAGCTGTATCTATTGGGAAGATTTGTTTCTCATATAGGTCGTTTTCTTACCGGTATAGAGATTCATCCGGGAGCAAAAATCGGCAAACGTTTTTTTATAGACCATGGTATGGGAGTTGTTATCGGCGAAACAGCCGAAGTAGGCGATGACGTAACTCTGTATCACGGAGTTACTCTCGGAGGAGTAAGTTTAAATAAAGGTAAAAGGCACCCCACAGTCGGTAATAATGTTATTATAGGAGCAGGTGCTAAAATACTGGGTCCCTTTACTGTGGGTAAAAACTCCAAAGTGGGCTCCAATTCGGTTGTTGTTAAGGAAGTACCGCCTAACTCAACTGTTGTGGGTATTCCCGGAAGAGTTGTTACTGATGAAAAGATTTCAGTTGACTTTGACCATGATAAATTACCCGATCCAGTGGCAAAAGCTGTCACTTGTCTTGTGGACAGGGTAGTTGAAATAGAAAAAGAAGTTGAAAAAATAAAAAAGGATAGAGAAGACCATGAGGATAACAACTAA
- a CDS encoding M24 family metallopeptidase gives MSCSNVPYSELENRLIRFRNNMDRLNPDWEICAVFSKINQFYFTGTMQNGVLIIPRDSEAVFFVRKSYHRALDESEFPHIVPFKSFREVASKINTDKNVVYVEKESLPIAHFERFNKHLGFRDTASLDVALYKTRALKSDFEVDLIKKAGKIHYNAMEKKAPALLSEGISEAEFGSDLIREMIRLGHHGVTRLGTYNAELYLGNISFGDSGNYYNSFDGPAGLRGFSPAVPLLGSFEKKLQKNSVALADTGCCYCGYYTDKTTIYSLGKIPDKAYDYHKKCVDIQDKTAELLKPGETVGSVYEKITKMIDDDFDEDFMGFGPNKVKFLGHGIGLVIDEYPAIAKGFNEEIRENMVFAIEPKKGIKDFGMVGIENTFLITNKGGISLTGVKDEIIKVD, from the coding sequence ATGAGTTGTTCTAATGTCCCCTATTCTGAGCTGGAAAACAGGCTGATCAGATTTAGAAACAATATGGATAGACTCAATCCGGACTGGGAAATCTGTGCGGTATTTAGTAAGATTAATCAGTTTTATTTTACAGGTACCATGCAGAACGGTGTGTTGATAATCCCGAGAGATTCGGAAGCTGTTTTTTTTGTCAGAAAAAGCTATCACAGGGCATTGGATGAATCGGAGTTTCCTCATATTGTGCCTTTTAAAAGTTTTCGTGAAGTTGCATCCAAAATAAATACTGATAAAAACGTTGTGTATGTGGAGAAAGAATCACTGCCTATAGCGCATTTTGAAAGGTTTAATAAGCATTTGGGATTCAGAGATACGGCTTCATTGGATGTCGCCCTCTACAAAACAAGGGCTCTCAAGAGCGATTTTGAAGTGGATTTGATAAAAAAAGCCGGTAAAATCCATTACAATGCAATGGAGAAAAAAGCCCCTGCCCTTTTGTCTGAAGGTATATCTGAAGCTGAATTTGGTTCTGATTTGATCAGAGAAATGATCAGGCTCGGTCATCATGGTGTTACAAGATTGGGCACCTACAATGCAGAACTCTATCTGGGTAATATTTCTTTTGGTGACAGCGGTAATTATTATAACTCTTTTGACGGTCCCGCAGGTCTGAGAGGCTTTTCTCCGGCTGTTCCTTTGTTGGGCAGTTTTGAGAAGAAGCTGCAGAAAAACAGTGTGGCCCTGGCTGATACGGGATGCTGCTATTGCGGATATTATACTGATAAAACCACCATATACTCATTGGGTAAAATACCGGATAAAGCCTATGATTATCATAAAAAATGTGTGGACATTCAGGACAAAACAGCCGAACTGTTAAAGCCGGGGGAAACCGTTGGTTCTGTATATGAAAAGATTACGAAAATGATAGATGATGATTTTGATGAAGATTTCATGGGTTTTGGTCCGAATAAGGTCAAGTTTCTGGGGCATGGTATTGGGCTTGTGATTGATGAGTATCCTGCCATTGCAAAAGGGTTTAATGAAGAAATACGTGAAAATATGGTTTTTGCTATTGAGCCTAAAAAAGGCATCAAAGATTTCGGTATGGTTGGAATAGAAAATACGTTCCTTATCACCAATAAAGGCGGTATTTCTCTGACAGGCGTTAAGGATGAAATAATAAAGGTTGATTAG
- a CDS encoding 4Fe-4S binding protein — protein sequence MAYFITDECTNCAACEDECPVGAISEGDGIRVIDPDTCTDCGACAEVCPVDCIEAP from the coding sequence ATGGCATATTTTATCACAGACGAATGCACAAATTGTGCAGCATGTGAGGACGAGTGTCCTGTAGGTGCAATTAGTGAGGGGGATGGCATAAGAGTGATCGACCCCGATACTTGTACCGACTGCGGTGCTTGTGCAGAGGTTTGCCCGGTAGATTGTATCGAGGCTCCTTAA
- the mtnA gene encoding S-methyl-5-thioribose-1-phosphate isomerase translates to MRPIIYDNNILKLLDQRKLPSEQIYCECSDFDSIVEAIRSMKVRGAPAIGVAAAFGFYFGIRDGLNADKVYSKLFDTRPTAVNLKWGLDRMKESFEKYGENYLEKTAIEIFDEDVKTNKKLSSHGASLFKGGENILTHCNAGALATAGYGTALGVIRSVFYKTKNIHVYVDETRPFFQGSRLTSFELREEGIEHTVICDNMAGFLMNSGIVDKVIVGADRIACNGDAANKIGTYQLAVLSGFHNIPFYIAAPVSSIDFSLKSGEEIPIEYRDVNEVAYCGGSRIVPEGIDILNPAFDVTPHNLITAFITEKGVFQSEDIKNIQRR, encoded by the coding sequence ATAAGACCGATAATATATGATAATAATATTTTAAAACTGCTCGACCAGCGAAAGCTCCCCTCTGAGCAAATTTATTGTGAATGCTCGGATTTTGATAGCATTGTTGAGGCTATCAGATCTATGAAAGTCCGCGGGGCACCTGCTATCGGTGTCGCTGCTGCGTTCGGTTTTTATTTCGGAATAAGGGATGGCTTGAATGCTGATAAGGTTTACAGTAAGCTGTTTGATACCAGGCCCACCGCAGTGAATCTTAAATGGGGTCTTGACAGGATGAAAGAATCTTTTGAGAAATATGGAGAAAATTATCTTGAAAAAACGGCAATAGAAATCTTTGATGAAGATGTTAAGACTAATAAAAAATTAAGCTCCCATGGGGCATCGCTTTTTAAAGGCGGGGAAAATATATTGACTCACTGCAACGCGGGTGCTCTTGCTACGGCAGGTTATGGTACTGCCCTTGGTGTTATAAGAAGTGTATTTTATAAAACGAAAAATATTCATGTCTATGTGGATGAGACACGTCCTTTTTTTCAGGGAAGCAGGCTTACATCTTTTGAGTTGCGCGAAGAAGGAATTGAGCATACAGTGATTTGTGATAATATGGCTGGTTTTCTTATGAACAGTGGCATTGTTGACAAAGTGATTGTGGGAGCCGACCGTATAGCCTGCAACGGTGATGCTGCAAATAAAATAGGGACATATCAGCTTGCTGTCTTGTCAGGTTTTCACAATATACCTTTTTATATTGCTGCACCGGTTTCCTCCATTGATTTTTCCTTAAAAAGCGGAGAGGAAATACCCATTGAGTACAGAGATGTGAATGAAGTGGCTTATTGCGGGGGGAGCAGAATTGTTCCTGAGGGCATTGATATTTTGAATCCTGCTTTTGATGTTACTCCGCATAATCTGATTACGGCTTTTATTACTGAAAAAGGTGTTTTTCAGTCTGAAGATATAAAAAATATTCAAAGGAGGTAG
- a CDS encoding endonuclease III domain-containing protein, translating into MNTAKIDEFYSLLEDYYFSQRPPSVTQISDRCKKDPFRVLISTIISLRTKDSVTLKASESLFELAAEPVKMMNLSEDEIINAIYPAGFYRRKAVTIKDICKDIVERFDGKVPADLDKLLSLKGVGRKTANLVLVEGFEMDAVCVDTHVHRICNRAGFVKTKTPDETEMRLREILPVKYWKKWNEMLVSYGQKVCKPRGPTCSSCKLFHLCDKVGVKIKGDSHETPDR; encoded by the coding sequence ATGAACACGGCCAAAATAGACGAATTTTATTCACTGCTGGAAGATTATTACTTTTCTCAAAGGCCCCCTTCCGTAACACAGATTTCAGACAGATGTAAAAAAGATCCCTTCAGAGTTTTGATAAGTACTATTATATCTCTGCGGACAAAGGATTCTGTAACACTTAAAGCATCAGAAAGCCTGTTTGAACTTGCTGCTGAACCTGTAAAAATGATGAACCTTTCTGAGGACGAAATCATTAATGCCATATATCCGGCCGGTTTTTACAGAAGGAAAGCTGTCACAATAAAAGATATCTGTAAGGATATTGTGGAAAGATTTGATGGAAAAGTTCCCGCTGATCTGGATAAACTGCTGAGTCTCAAAGGGGTGGGCAGGAAAACTGCTAATCTTGTTCTGGTGGAAGGGTTTGAAATGGATGCCGTGTGTGTTGATACCCATGTGCACCGTATATGTAACAGAGCAGGTTTTGTTAAAACCAAAACACCCGATGAGACAGAAATGCGTTTAAGGGAAATCCTTCCTGTGAAATACTGGAAAAAGTGGAATGAAATGCTGGTATCATATGGTCAGAAAGTCTGCAAGCCCAGAGGACCCACCTGTTCATCTTGCAAATTGTTTCATTTGTGTGATAAAGTTGGAGTAAAAATAAAAGGAGACAGCCATGAAACACCAGATAGATGA
- a CDS encoding glycosyltransferase family 2 protein: protein MAVSVVIPVYNRASSIKDAVESVFLQKYPDIEIIVVDDGSDEKVNKNLRPYMSRIKYIRAENNRGVSAARNLGIDRASGDYIAFLDSDDLWLPGKLKEQIKLMEKEKTKVCHTDEFWYKKDRFVNQGTRHEKYGGWIFPLILDICRVSPSSIIMHKTVIETAGKFDEHLPVCEDYDFWLRVASKFKISYLPVKLVVKRAYLNDQLSLNVPYLEYYRLLSLIKFVKKHCRLSYPYLKAAYSEIGRKYNIVKKGIDKY, encoded by the coding sequence ATGGCAGTTTCAGTTGTAATCCCTGTTTATAACAGAGCCTCATCTATTAAGGATGCTGTTGAAAGTGTTTTTCTGCAAAAGTATCCGGATATTGAAATAATCGTTGTTGATGACGGCTCCGATGAAAAAGTGAACAAAAATCTAAGACCGTATATGTCAAGGATTAAATATATAAGAGCGGAAAATAACCGTGGAGTCAGTGCCGCGAGGAATCTTGGTATAGACAGGGCAAGCGGCGATTACATAGCGTTTCTGGATTCGGATGATTTGTGGCTGCCAGGGAAACTTAAAGAGCAGATTAAACTTATGGAAAAGGAAAAAACCAAAGTCTGCCATACGGATGAATTTTGGTATAAAAAAGATAGGTTTGTAAATCAGGGCACCCGTCATGAAAAATACGGCGGATGGATTTTTCCTCTCATCCTGGATATATGCAGGGTATCACCTTCTTCAATAATTATGCACAAAACTGTTATTGAAACAGCAGGTAAATTTGATGAACATCTCCCTGTATGTGAGGATTATGATTTTTGGCTAAGAGTAGCGTCAAAATTTAAGATTTCCTATCTTCCCGTCAAGCTTGTTGTGAAAAGAGCGTATCTGAATGATCAGCTCAGTTTGAACGTACCTTATTTGGAATACTACAGGCTTTTGTCTCTTATCAAGTTTGTCAAGAAGCATTGCCGGCTTTCTTATCCCTATCTGAAAGCGGCATATTCGGAAATTGGGCGTAAGTACAATATTGTCAAAAAAGGTATTGATAAATATTAG
- a CDS encoding cysteine desulfurase family protein: MSIYLDNSATSPVDDRVFEVMLPYLKEKYANPSSIHNDGRQIRDELEKARGTVASLLGADTSEIIFTGSGSESDNMAIKGLAYGMKNKGRHLITSNIEHKAVLETFKYLEKEGFDVTYLKVNNDGIVDIEDFKKSIREDTILVSIMLANNEIGTIQPVEEMAEICRDNDVYMHTDAVQALGKMPVDVTDLGVHMLTFSGHKIYAPKGIGVLYVDESLKDFIVPLVHGGHHEYGLRAGTENVPYIIGIAKACEIIKDQLQEDSKKIGYLRDLFEKRVLEEIPDTYVNGARDKRICSISNITFKYIEGEALMVYASEIDCSTGSACTSDSVDASHVLYAINADPVDMHGALRFSFGRFNNEEEVNRAVDILKENVKKLRQMSPLMSNE; the protein is encoded by the coding sequence ATGAGTATATATCTGGACAACAGTGCAACTTCTCCTGTGGATGATAGAGTTTTTGAAGTAATGCTGCCATATTTGAAAGAAAAATACGCAAACCCTTCCAGTATCCATAATGACGGCAGGCAAATCCGTGATGAACTTGAAAAAGCCAGGGGAACAGTTGCTTCTTTGCTTGGAGCTGACACTTCTGAAATAATTTTTACAGGCAGTGGTTCCGAGTCCGACAATATGGCTATCAAGGGGCTTGCCTACGGAATGAAAAACAAAGGCAGGCATCTGATCACATCCAACATAGAACATAAGGCTGTATTAGAGACATTTAAATATCTGGAAAAGGAAGGTTTTGACGTTACTTATCTTAAAGTCAATAATGACGGAATTGTGGACATTGAAGATTTTAAAAAATCGATAAGGGAAGACACAATACTTGTCAGCATAATGCTGGCCAATAATGAAATTGGTACAATTCAGCCCGTGGAAGAAATGGCGGAAATATGCAGAGATAATGATGTTTATATGCACACGGATGCAGTCCAGGCTTTGGGCAAAATGCCGGTGGATGTCACAGATCTGGGTGTTCACATGCTGACGTTTTCCGGGCATAAAATATATGCTCCCAAGGGAATAGGAGTACTTTATGTGGATGAAAGTCTTAAAGATTTTATAGTACCGCTTGTACACGGCGGACATCATGAATACGGGCTCAGGGCTGGAACTGAAAATGTCCCTTATATCATAGGAATAGCAAAAGCCTGTGAAATTATAAAAGATCAACTGCAAGAGGATTCGAAAAAAATTGGGTATTTAAGAGATCTTTTTGAAAAAAGAGTGTTGGAGGAAATCCCGGATACTTATGTGAACGGAGCCAGAGATAAACGGATTTGCAGTATTTCCAATATTACGTTTAAGTATATAGAGGGCGAAGCACTCATGGTTTACGCTTCCGAAATCGATTGTTCGACAGGTTCTGCCTGCACTTCGGACAGTGTTGATGCTTCACATGTACTTTATGCTATAAATGCTGATCCGGTAGATATGCACGGTGCCCTGAGATTCAGTTTCGGCAGGTTTAATAATGAAGAGGAAGTGAACAGGGCAGTTGATATTTTAAAGGAAAACGTTAAAAAACTGCGTCAAATGTCACCACTGATGTCTAATGAATAA
- a CDS encoding flavodoxin family protein, which translates to MMKSVLINASPRTDGNSSFVIDFLKEAFPGQVKTLRVNDLNFAGCQGCRKCRQLDDFCVLNDDMNNFYTDMADADIITVVSPNYYGFITGQLKLFMDRWYCMKDKRGLSRFKENAKVFFVLTQGSPDRNHGDTANKWMKRVSEAFGMKYFSYIIPGCNADTRDMVRMKISDIKMHLKMIQ; encoded by the coding sequence ATGATGAAAAGTGTTTTAATAAATGCAAGTCCCAGAACTGATGGCAATTCATCTTTTGTGATAGATTTTTTAAAAGAAGCTTTCCCGGGTCAGGTTAAAACATTAAGGGTGAATGATCTGAACTTTGCCGGCTGCCAGGGATGTAGAAAATGCAGGCAGCTGGATGATTTTTGTGTTTTGAATGATGACATGAATAATTTTTACACCGATATGGCAGATGCCGATATCATTACGGTGGTTTCGCCCAATTACTATGGTTTTATAACGGGTCAGCTGAAGCTGTTTATGGACAGATGGTATTGTATGAAGGATAAAAGAGGCCTCTCGAGATTTAAAGAGAATGCCAAAGTGTTTTTTGTCTTGACGCAAGGCTCCCCTGACAGAAATCATGGAGATACTGCAAACAAATGGATGAAACGCGTTTCTGAAGCCTTTGGGATGAAGTATTTCAGCTATATTATCCCGGGCTGCAATGCTGATACAAGAGACATGGTAAGAATGAAAATTTCTGACATTAAAATGCACCTGAAAATGATTCAGTAG